AACCACTAATGTTTTTGCTTCAAAACTCTCCTAATTGAGTAGATTATGATTCAAAATCAAATCATCATAGTCAACTAAACATTACAGACAATCCCACCAATTCAACTCTTTGAACCTGATCGTCTCTCCATTGCTGAGAAAAGCTCTCCTGCAAACAGATTACTTACCAAAAAATCCTCTATGTAATTATAATTCTCCGGCACAAGTTTCTTAAACTTGAGATACTGCTCCTCCGCCTTGTCTTCCTTGTTCAGCAAAGTGTAGATAGCTCCTTGACAAAAATAAGGCCAGAAATCTCCTGGCTCTTCTTCCGCAAGCTCTTGGTAAAGCTTCAGCGCTTCACCATGTTTCCCTCTAACCACACGAATCTGAGCCATAAGAAGCTTAAACCCACGATACTCCTTGTCCCTATTCTCCTTTCTGCAACTCAGCATTGCTTCCTCGATTATACTCTCTACTTTTTTCCAGTCAAGACCTTCATCGGAAGAAGCCATACACAAGCCGTGATGAGCTTCAGGGCGAAGAGGGTCTTTCGCTAGAATCTCTTGGTATACGCTTTTAGCTGATTCTTTATCTCCGCTGTATAAAAAGCATTTGGCTTTCTGAACCGGCCACTTCGGTTCGTCCGGTTCAAGTTTTATCAGACGGTCGGTTAGTTTTGTAGCGTCTGTGAACTCTCCAGATCTGAATTTTACCTCCATTAAAGAACGGAGAGTGTCGACGTCAGCTGCTAATTGCTCTTCGAgggctttttctttttcttccatGGTGTTCGGAGGCCTGACGGGGGCTGCGATGGCCGGGGGTTTGAGGGAGAGGAGAGCAGCGGCGGTTGTTAGAGTGATGCATGTGGACTTGAGGAAGCGGAAAGGAGCGGACTTTTGGAGAGGGATGAGGATGAAGTTTTGAgatttggaagaagaagaagcttggagAGAAGGGTATTTGAAAGAGG
The nucleotide sequence above comes from Brassica napus cultivar Da-Ae chromosome A9, Da-Ae, whole genome shotgun sequence. Encoded proteins:
- the LOC106366143 gene encoding protein SLOW GREEN 1, chloroplastic-like — its product is MKIITDRIHDLHSPSSSDLSLLNKGFEGSSLPTITIMYSLGRLQLHHQPSHLPFTHNSSSFPKQPSLSIRPNPSFKYPSLQASSSSKSQNFILIPLQKSAPFRFLKSTCITLTTAAALLSLKPPAIAAPVRPPNTMEEKEKALEEQLAADVDTLRSLMEVKFRSGEFTDATKLTDRLIKLEPDEPKWPVQKAKCFLYSGDKESAKSVYQEILAKDPLRPEAHHGLCMASSDEGLDWKKVESIIEEAMLSCRKENRDKEYRGFKLLMAQIRVVRGKHGEALKLYQELAEEEPGDFWPYFCQGAIYTLLNKEDKAEEQYLKFKKLVPENYNYIEDFLVSNLFAGELFSAMERRSGSKS